TCCTATTTTACTCGTAATTATCAATTCAACAGTAAGACTTTTTTTCTACAGtgatttttaaatctcttcttaaCACTCGCCTCtcctctttggcctttgacacagTTTAAAGGgccatattttacacatttccagAGATACATGTGTCATTCGATCGTGAGAccgtggatctgagatacatgtGTCATtctcacaacaacagaggaagttgggattgtaaaaaaaaaataacataacgacgtcaaagtcacttccttcaaagaaaataaaagccctacgcTGCTCTTTACAGCGTTTCTGTCAAGTTTGATGAGAAAAAGATGTGAAAAAAtctaataaacaaaaaaaaccccatcctaattattttctgtcttatttattttatttgatctgcTTTTATTGTGGGTTTTTAGCCACGTTTTTACgtcttttgatttattttagttgtttttgtttctatgacttttatttatttttttgtgtccagctgtggttgttttaaagtgctttacacatAAAGTTGGACTGGATTGGAATCAAAGTAATGTGTATGTGAAAACACCTCCATCTGTTTGTAATAATGTGTTACACCAAAATAAAGCGTCTAATACACGGACACTCAACCAGGGCTTCAAGGATTCATTGATGGTTAATTACTAAACTGATTTTTCAGcgtttaaacatgaatattttcacagAAGAATCATTAAAAGGGAGTCATTTCAGTTTGATCAACActgtctgacattttctggaccaaacaacgaATCAATCAATTATAATAATGGCGTTTTCATaatcaaaaacaaccacaaaaatcCATCTCATCACAACCAAAAAGACACAGAGTCAAACTCTATATCGGCAAGTATTTACTCAACATCtgacatctttttcttttcggAATAACATGTTGCATTTTACATGTTGTTGCATGTAATAGATCACAAATATACAATTCAAATAAACGGAAATAAAGGAACGAGGGGGGGAGAGATTGGTTGTGGATCCAGATCCATTCACTGTCTTTTTGTGAAATTCTGTCGCAAACTTTAAtatagataaaaaataaaaagccaaagtGTGTCCTATGACGCTCCAAACAGGCAACTCTGGTCTGAACTTGTATCACAATCAGCTGATTATTAACTTCACTGAagttgcagtaaaaaaaaaagaaagaaagaaagaaaggaaagaaagaagaggagtgAGTCACatgcaaaaataagaaaaataaaatgtactggATTCTGTACAGAACAGTGAGGATAGGATGACCGGGACACGTTCATATTCACAGGAGGAAATGTTTCCGTATACCGTCAACGACTCAAATCACGgtggacttttatttatttatttatttatttttaaatgcatccCTATGATGGTaatactttaaaatataatcatGTTTGATTATCAGCCTGTGAACGATGCTGTGGACAAAACtggtgtataaatatatatatatatatatacacacagtacaatGCAGTGACATCCCATCATTAGTTCTGCTTTAAGTAACGattataaaatgaaagaaaaatgaaatggctTCAGTTTTTGCTACggttttaaatcaatatttgtcAACACTTGCatggaaataaaagcaaatatataaataaataaaatggctgCATATACGAAGAATCATCTCATCATCACCCATTTGAATTATCCactgcaaccacacacacacacacacacacacagtaagaaacactgtcacactgagccactttgtcttgtgtgtgtgagctgtgtctGCAATTCACATAGCACCCTCTAGTGGACATTGCTCACACTACAGCTACTGCATTCAGTTTGgacaggggtctgcaaccttgAGCATGGAGAGACACTTTTGTCCCCCTCTACACGCAAAAGAAAATTCATCTGGAGCCACAAAAGACCatatttgacccataaaatgcAGATAATAACGTGTACAAAGGTTTTTATACAGATAAAACAACTAGTTTGCTGCATTGATGCAATTTAAGAACtacaaacagaaaactgaagcGTTTCATTTGCTGTTCATACCCAACCTCTTGTAAAGtggagaataaaataaaacactgactgaATTATGTAGAGCTAGTCCTTCCATTGTTTGTTAGATTTCAAAttaatgatgttaaaatgaacCCACgttgaaataaatgaagcaatGTTTGGATTGTATGTCATTCTTCAGACGTGGACTTCTTCATGTACACGTTATTTCATTTAAGTGGCTTCACATCATTTCAGACACAAGTTTTGTCATCTCGTAGATCATCatctgccagatattgaaagttactTACTCTCAGGACACTTTCTGgccctttcatggttaaaataagcaaaaaggcTGCGGTgcgaggcttaggtgttaaagggttaatattgTACGTGACGTAGACGCTGACTGTGACGCACACATTGTTCAAACTCTTGTAATTATCGCCTCGATCTCTGAATAAGAGGTGTTTTCAAAGCTGctaggagccactgcagaggggctgACGAGCCACACGTGGCTCTGGAgccgcaggttgcagacccctgagTTTGGAGAAAGGCTGCGGGTGCAAAAGCGACTCTGGGAGGAAGGTCAGATTTAATGTGTCAGTCATTGTGTGGATTTAAGAGACAGTGTACAACAGCTTGTTTGGTTAAATCACACAAACGGTGAGAGGGGCCGGGAAACCCTTGACATTCAGAGCTTCAGTTGTTTTGTTCACCACACGACTTGAAGTATACCTCTGTTTTCCCCAAGCCGGATACAAAACCAGATGCTTCTTTGTGTCCAGAGTGAGCGGCGGTGACATGgattcaacaaagaaaaaaactgaagatAAATCAACAGAACCGTGCGGTCAGTGTCCCTTCAACACCAGCAGCCTTTGCGCTGGTCGTCCGCCGCGCCGCCGCAGagcccctcctcctgctccagagCAGTGAGGTCCAGCTCGTCGTTGTCGGACATCCGCAGCAGATCCAGGTCCTTCTTATTGGCCGCCAGCACCTGCTCTGCCAGTCTTGTGAAAGTCttggaggaggacgacgagaccaagaagagagagacagagagatgacaTCATTATGATGTCACACTTTGACTTAATATTGTTCAAAATGTCAAGCTTCCTTTCTTATTGCTGTAACTCATGATGACATAAAGATGTATGCATGACGTCCGGTTGCCAGACCTTTACCTTTGACACCTCTCTCTCACAGCAGCCATAGCGACATATCTCTTATCTCTATGGAAACCGAGCgagtgcgtgagtgagtgagtgagtgagtgagtgagtctccGGGTGAACTCACCTCTGTTATATTATGGTTGGTGAAGGCACTTGTCTCGAAGAAGTCCATCCCATAAGCCTTAGCCAACTGCAGGGACAAGATGACAGCGTCAGACTCTATACTCTCctcagcaaaaaataaaaaatctcttttttagtctttctttctctcgaCTTGGCAgcaccgacagacagacagacagacagacagacagacagacagacagacagacagacagacagacagctgagcTGACATATTCACGAGTGTCTGCTGGTGGACTGATATCGCGGctgtttttcttatttaataGAAAACATGAGGCAACAGGAGGTGAGTTATTACTCACACTCTGTCTCCGAGATCAGATCGGTGCAGTGGAGCCTTTACAGCTCGTttatgggattaaaaaaaacaaaaacgagtGATTATCTGTGTAATTTTTAAAACAGGATGAGATGAAACCTTTGACATGAGACAGAACTGAACCTGAATATACCAGACTGAAGCAAATAGCTGTCTCTCTACTCTGCCTCTCTACATTCAAGATGTTTTTGTCGCAGAACCACAACTCTAATAGTCTCGCAACATTTGTGTGGAGGACACagaaaatgacatcacatgGCATCAGATTTGCTTTTTCTCTACACATTTCCAGCACAACTCGGCTCTGCATGGCTCCAcgtctttgcttttccattagttggattgttttttttagtacctgctccgacGACGTTCCAAACGAGCTGATCCGCCACTAAAATCCCGAACATGTGATGTCAACGGACTGTCGGGCCACTGACTGACCAAAGAGTGTCGTCgttggaagagtcatgagcgcgacgtccgacacaggaaccAAACCGGACAACGCTGAACTGTAGCTAAGACTTAAAAACCTTCTAAAACATGCATtgatctccaacatttagcgtCTAGAaacgtctaaaatctcaatatttcacagaggagtctggtgtatttcagtccagtgaccgCGCTCCGGTCGTGCAGGAAGCACTGAACAACTCTTTTTATTGAACTTTATtgactctaatgattcagttacaccgaaaacaactgcttcacaagtcactcatttgtgtgtcaCATATGAAACGACGACACGGTccacgatgaggacaggtaccGTAGTGATGGAAAAGCGATACCAAACCGAGCTGTGCCGCaccgagtcgtgctggaactgtatcgtggaaaagcgCCGTAAGACGCCAGAGGATTCTGAGGCTTTTAAGTATCTGTATattaacatgtaacatgtatattcattatattttgaACCCAGGCCTTTGATTCATGATTTCATTGTTGTGAATAGTGACACGTATGCACTGGATGTACCTTGACGCCTTGCTCCGTGGCCACCTGCCTCTTGTCCACCTCGTCCGACTTGTTCCCCACGAGGATCTTCTGCACCTTTTCGGGGGCGTACTGCAGCAGGCGCGTGCGGTGTGTTCACAGACAAGCGTGGCAAGATGTAATAAAACAACCAGGATGGATGGGGACGGGGAAATGTCAAGAGAACACAAGGCGCGGCCAGAACAAAACACAGGAGTGACAGCGCTCAGGAAATGAGTCTTAGATTGAGGATAAGTGGGAAGCGTTGCCAAGATCAATACGGCGTGTAACCAGCGGAGGAAATCAGGCTGATAATTGCTAAATTAATAGAGAATAAAATCGTGTGGGAAAGGGCAGTGGGAAGAGACTGCTGCCTGAAGACGCGCAGACAAATTAGtgtgagagggggaaaaaagaatgtttttttatgacaacaCATGTCGTGTTGTGATGACAGGTATCGTGGGATGTCAGGCCATAGCATTTGTTGTTTATTACAGCATGTCAACGTGGAGCCTCAGTTTTGCCCTTTcggcaaaaacaaaaccccgTCCACTGAGTGTGATTTATTGAATTTCTCCATATCCCtcacatcaccaccaccaccgtgaCTCACCTCGTCCACGTCGCTGGCCCATTTCATGATGTGCTGGAAGGATCGCTCGCTCGTGATGTCGTACACCAGGAAGATGCCCTGCGACACAGGAAGTCGAAGAGTTGCACACATTTAAGACGGATACACCACAGTGAACAAGTCAGCTCTGATTTAAAAAGCGGTGAAACAATTACACGATTACTctaatgaatcgtcaactattttgataatcgattcatttaATTTCTGGTAGTTTccgcttctaaaatgtgaatattttcttcattcctttgccccatataacaaagaaatcattacaaaacaaagacattcaagaacttcattatttccaggtttgacaaacactctctatcactttttattgttttctgacattttatggaccaagcgattccTCGATTAATCTGGAAAATTCTctacagattcatcgattataatatgtcatttcttttatttttgacaaatttcACAACTTGAGAAAATACGAATTTATGAAATACAAATATCTCAAAGATTCTTCCGATGTAAACAAACCAGACCACCACTTATTTGTGATTTTTCCAGTATACAGACGACAACTCCTTCCTTCCAGCTTCTGGTAAATAGACAATTCAATTTCAAGcattttaaatctctttatAAGCCAACACAATTACAGCAGCGGAGAAACAGTGCAACAGCACTGACCTGAGGCTGGACAACAATTCAAAAATATACTTTAATATCAATGTTTagtgcataaaaataaaaaagcactcTTGGCaggaataaaatacacaataaaacaaaactgatttaaaaaactTCTCGATTCGCTTCtcgtattgcacaaggaaggacgaCAATATGTGACCAAATCCATTATTTATGGGTCTATTACAAAGTCTAAAACCACACGTTTTACTTTGAAAGCAAAACTTAATCTCTAATTATCTGATTTTTGCAACTTTAATCCACTAGTTTTACTCTGATCCCTTAAAATCCACAAGTGTCAAGCATGAGGCGTATGGTACTCTTGAGTTTGACACGCTGATGTGTGTTCATATTAAATGAGTATACATTAAAACAGGTAATAAAGACAATGACAACATTAGTATATGGAGGAGATGTCAGGTAGAAATACCTGTGCTCGCCTGTAGTACTGCTTGGTGATGGTCTGGTACCTTTCTTGGCCTGCAGTGTCCCTggatacacaaacatacagtaaatactatAATAACACATACAATTCAGTGGAAATGTGTGACTATAAATATTTACCAACATTGTATCtgcaaaaaaagcatttaaaatctGTCATATTAGTATTAGGACGTTAGCATTTACTTCATACTTCATACTTCCAGACTGAAAAATGACGACTTTGGACACATTGTCCAACACTTGTCCCAAGTTactaacaaaaaataaataaataaataaataaatggaagggagctttttttattacaacaacaaaccaCAAGGTGTTGTCTCATCAGGAACAAATGCcgagttgttttatttaatattgtttatCTGATGTGAAGGACAAGGCCTTTGTCTCGCTGCAGTCTCTTACCATATCTGTGCCCGCACTTTGATACCATCTATTActagtgttttcattttgaagtcGACGCCtgcgagagacagagacagagaggacacagttAGTAAAGCTGCATTTTACAAAAACCCACGATGTGCAGACTAAACATCTTTAGATGAAGGCAACACACagattagatttgttgtttgggCAACGCTTTAAGGGCCACACAGTGTCATTATTTCTCAATAACCTTTATTGCAGTGGTCTCAGACTTGTGGTCCTtcgtaaatatgttttttttccactgtgactcGCATGTCACGGCGTATGAAAAACacctttattctgaaaacatgtaaaatatcgTCATGAATGCTGCtgttgtgatatcatgatggaatatgcCTTAAATATGTATGGACTTGGACAGTAATGTGTCCTTATGggtgtcttttttgtgcgtTTCTCATGCTTTTACTATagtactcgtgtgtgtgtgtgtgtgtttttattgcttttatcaTGTAGCACATGTAGAGAGAttttttaggtgttttttcaaatgtaaagtgtgATATAAATTTAATGTATTATGGCCCAagccacgaatggcaggggccgaaacggatttgcggtcatttttgaggaggttaacgtgcataaaaactctcattattattaatgttattattattattattattattattattattattattattattattataataatatttaatgtgtgAACGCACAAGGACtatttttcctttaaataaatTGCGTTTTTGAGGGCTGTCCCCTGCCCTGCCCTATGACTGACGGCTTGCATCATCTAATAGGTTCTGTTAATGTCACAGCGTGCCACGCCCATAGTATCCAAcgataacaaacaaatcatatttCTGTGACATTCACATCTTTGACGTTCCCTTCTTATCTCTTCCTACCCCACACGATCGTCTCCTCGCACTAATGCAGCCGAGTTGACGTAAAACAAACCCACGAGACTCGGCGGGCTGCTACTAATCCCCGCGAAATCAATTAACACCTCCCAATTAACCTGGCACTCAGTATCAGCCACGTTTCACATTCGGCGTCACGCTGAGACAAAGAGCCACTGGGTGCAATCGATTCACGTAAGTGGAAGAAACCGCAGCTTGTGGTTTCGTTATgggtttggtttttgttttaccaCTGCAATTTCTGCAGCGTCTGGCGGACTCACACAcggacacacggacacacacacacacacacacacacacacacacacacacacacacacacacacacacacacacacacacacacacacacacacacacacacacacacacacacacacacacacacacacacacacacacacacacacacacacacacacacacacacacacacacacacacacacacacacacacacacacacacacacacacacacacacacacacacacacacacacacacacacacacacacacacacacacacacacacacacacacacacacacacacacacaccagctgatTCTTTGGGATTTTTGCCGAGAACAAAGTTgaggaagaaaagacagagtTTAATCActgattagaaaaaagaaagtgcaaGGCCTCATTTCAGTCCCGGGGGTGACCTTTGCATTTGGCGAGACACCATTCAAAATAATACTAAGTGAAAGGTCAGCATGGCAATCAGTGGCCTGTCTCGCCTGAGGcctgagagaggagagcagactAATGACCGCTGTCGTCCCAGCGATCACTGTCCAGCTGTATTAGCGCGGTGTTAAACTCCACGTCTGAACAGCAGAGGGGGTTTGAATATGAAGTGCAAatacagactgagaaaccatcAAACGTTTTGCACCGAGAAGCACCTGCATCCTGCAGGACTGTTTGGCTACGACAGACtgggatgtttttaaagctgcagccactctggaggactcctctgtcaGTGTACAGGACTACGCTGAGTATGTGACTGGGTACATCAGCACGTGTGTTGACAACATCGTGCCCACCATACATGTCAGGAAGTTCCCCAACCAGAAGCCCTGGGTAAACACTCAGGTACGAAGCATGCTGCGTGCTCGCtccactgcatttaaatcaggcAGCGAAGCTGAGTACAAAACTGCCAAGTACAGACTGAGACACGCCATCACAGCGGCAAAGAGGCAGTACAGAGAGAAGCTGGACAGCTTCTATTCCACTGCTGACTCTGGGCGGATGTGGAGGGgcctgcagcacatcacagaccacaagaccaccaccagcaccatcagTTCCACAGACAACCTGCCAGACGACCTCAACACTTTCTACACCCGCTTTGAggctacaacaaacaacacagggacacacacacacacctggaccactggacccccctcaccaccaccaacagtcTCTTCAGGACAGGTCCACAAAGTCCTGAAGAAAATCAACCCCCACAAGGCAGCAGGACCAGACAACATTCCTGGCCGTGCACTCAGAGCATGTGCTAACGAGCTGGCTGATGTCTTCACATCCATATTCAACCTCTCCCTAAACCAGAGCACCGTTCCCTcctgcttcaaaacaacaaccatcgtCCCCCTCCCCAAGAAGAGCCCACCCACTTGCCTGAATGACTACAGACCAGTAGCACTCACTCCTATCATAATGAAGTGTTTCGAGAGAGTGGTGCTGGCGCACATTCAGAGCAGCATCCCGGATTCACTGGACCCCCTGCAGTACGCCTACCGACCCAACAGGTCCACCACCGACGCCATCACAGCTGTCCTCCACCACTCCCTGTCCCACCTGGAAAACAAGGAGTCCTACATCAGGATACTCTTTGTAGACTACAGCTCCGCCTTCAACACGGTCATCCCCTACAAACTCACCCACAAGCTGTCCACCCTTGGCATTCACCCCACCCTCTGCGACTGGCTCCTtgacttcctgactggcagaccccagactgtcaggattggcaataaaacatcagccagcatcatcacaaacattggcactccacaaggatgtgtcctcagccccatcctctacaccctgttcacacatgactgtgtcgcctcccataaagacaacatcatcctgaagtttgctgacgacactgcagtgataggatgcatcactgcggcggacgaagcggcctacaggacggaggtggacagtctggtttcttggtgcgaggacaacaacctcaccctaaacacagacaagacgaaggagatgatagtggacatgaggaaggagaggagacctcaccaaccactgtttatccgggatcttgaagtggagcgggtgagcagctttaagtacctcggggtccacatcactgaggacttcacatggaccaccaacacaacacagctgctcaagaaagcacagcaacggctgtattttctgaggaggctgaggaagtttggcatgtcgacaaagatcctcagcaacttctacagctgtgtcgtggagagcagtctgaccaactgtatcagcgcgtggtacggcagcactacagccatggaccgcaaacgcctgcagagagtggtaaagacagctgagaggatcaccaggtccccactgccctcactgcacagcatctaccaccgcagagtccacaggagagctgccaccatcatcaaagacagcacccacccacaacatggactgtttacactcctgccctcaggacggaggtacaggagtgccaaatgcaggacaacccgtctaaagaactctttttaccccactgccatcagaatcctcaacagctgaacgggactacaataatcctgtcacctggttacactgtcactttaatctgttaccgtcactttaaaacctgaaacatgtcactttaaatctgttaaattgcacaaccagcgttcactttatgtacagttcttatttcttgtttatatgcatatgtttacacttattttatgcatatatgttatgttagttttttgtaatactcttattccttgtatatatgcatatgtttacacttattttatgcatatatgttatttttagttaatttgtaatatttatatttttcttatgtatatttatactttttttttctacaaaagcatctctttttctactttatgctggtgttttttgagtggacagcaaagtaagaatttcattgtacagggaaacgtgtttctttactgtgcatatgacaataaacactttgaatcttgaatcttgaaccTGGGAAAACACCGAGCTGTCAACGTAACACcgttatcaccaacgttaaaacacagtggtgtaaagTCATTTATTCCCCATAAGATCATTTTTTATCTCaccatcctcttcctcttcctcacatatacttcacacacacacacacacacacacacacactggtatagtgagattagattaggatggagtgagagataaaaggtgactctaattattaccTCCACTTTTACTGAGAGGAAGCTGGCGTACCACTGgcggtacacgtaccacagtttgagatcCATGGCTCTAGAACCAGCCAGTGATcccacagaaaagaaagaaaaagtcaa
The sequence above is drawn from the Solea senegalensis isolate Sse05_10M linkage group LG17, IFAPA_SoseM_1, whole genome shotgun sequence genome and encodes:
- the rab15 gene encoding ras-related protein Rab-15, which produces MAKQYDVLFRLLLLGDSGVGKTCLLCRFTDNEFHPSHISTIGVDFKMKTLVIDGIKVRAQIWDTAGQERYQTITKQYYRRAQGIFLVYDITSERSFQHIMKWASDVDEYAPEKVQKILVGNKSDEVDKRQVATEQGVKLAKAYGMDFFETSAFTNHNITETFTRLAEQVLAANKKDLDLLRMSDNDELDLTALEQEEGLCGGAADDQRKGCWC